The Streptomyces sp. NL15-2K genome contains a region encoding:
- a CDS encoding undecaprenyl-diphosphate phosphatase produces the protein MSVISVGQAVLLGAVEGVTEFLPVSSTGHLKIVEGLMGIPVDDDAVVGFSAVIQVGAIAAVLVYFFKDIVRIVSAWGRGLAHREERYHHDYKFAWWVIFATIPIVAVGLAAKPLIEGPLASLWVVAGSLIVGSGVMWAADQIGRHKRGEDDTSFKDAMLVGGSQILALLFPGFSRSGATMSTALILDLDRVAATRLSFFLGIPALTGAGLYELKDALGAGVGAAPLAVGTVVSFVVAYASIAWLLKFVAKHSFNAFVVYRIVVGVLLFGLLATGALSG, from the coding sequence ATGAGCGTCATCAGCGTCGGTCAGGCCGTCCTCCTCGGAGCCGTCGAGGGGGTGACCGAGTTCCTGCCCGTCTCCTCCACCGGCCATCTGAAGATCGTCGAGGGGCTCATGGGCATCCCCGTCGACGACGACGCCGTCGTCGGGTTCTCGGCCGTGATCCAGGTCGGCGCGATCGCCGCCGTGCTCGTGTACTTCTTCAAGGACATCGTGCGGATCGTCTCCGCCTGGGGCCGAGGGCTCGCCCATCGCGAGGAGCGGTACCACCACGACTACAAGTTCGCCTGGTGGGTGATCTTCGCGACCATCCCGATCGTTGCCGTGGGCCTGGCCGCCAAGCCGCTCATCGAGGGGCCGCTGGCCTCGCTGTGGGTGGTGGCGGGCTCGCTGATCGTCGGCAGCGGGGTGATGTGGGCGGCCGACCAGATCGGCCGGCACAAGCGCGGGGAGGACGACACCTCGTTCAAGGACGCGATGCTGGTCGGCGGCTCGCAGATCCTCGCCCTGCTCTTCCCGGGCTTCTCCCGCTCCGGCGCCACCATGTCCACGGCGCTGATCCTGGACCTGGACCGCGTGGCCGCGACCCGGCTGTCGTTCTTCCTCGGCATTCCCGCCCTGACCGGCGCCGGACTGTACGAACTCAAGGACGCCCTGGGGGCGGGCGTGGGCGCGGCCCCGCTCGCCGTCGGGACCGTCGTCTCCTTCGTCGTCGCCTACGCCTCCATCGCCTGGCTGCTGAAGTTCGTCGCCAAGCACTCCTTCAACGCCTTCGTGGTCTACCGGATCGTCGTCGGCGTGCTGCTGTTCGGGCTGCTGGCCACGGGCGCCCTCAGCGGCTGA
- a CDS encoding glyoxalase encodes MTAGLTTIIYPVKDIARAKALFSALLEVEPYADEPYYVGFKDAGQDVGLDPNGHAKGMTGPVPYWHVSDIRGRLAALLDAGAELLQDVQDVGGGRQIASVKDADGNLVGLLQDA; translated from the coding sequence ATGACCGCCGGCCTCACCACGATCATCTACCCCGTCAAGGACATCGCCCGGGCGAAGGCCCTGTTCAGCGCCCTGCTGGAGGTCGAGCCCTACGCGGACGAGCCCTACTACGTCGGCTTCAAGGACGCCGGCCAGGACGTCGGCCTCGACCCCAACGGGCACGCCAAGGGCATGACCGGCCCGGTCCCCTACTGGCACGTCTCCGACATCCGTGGCCGCCTCGCCGCCCTGCTCGACGCGGGCGCCGAGCTGCTCCAGGACGTCCAGGACGTCGGCGGCGGCAGGCAGATCGCCTCCGTGAAGGACGCCGACGGAAACCTCGTCGGGCTCCTCCAGGACGCCTGA
- a CDS encoding beta-galactosidase, with protein MPETAPRGLTRLAFGGDYNPEQWPESVWQEDVRLMREAGVTMVSVGIFSWALLEPSPGAYDFGWLDRLLDLLHENGVRVDLGTPTVVPPAWFYRAHPDALPMTADGVRLAFGSRGAICHSNADYRAAAANITTRLAERYAGHPALAMWHVHNEYGIPVSACYCDSCAAHFRRWLATTYATVDAVNEAWGTAFWGQRYAGFEEITPPRTAPTVGNPGQALDYKRFADATMRENFRMERDILHRLAPGIPVTTNFMTALSQCDSVDYWAWGREVDLVTNDHYLITDGRRTHVNLAMAADLTRSVAGGAPWLLLEHSTSGINWQPRNPAKAPGQMARNSLAHVARGSEGAMFFQWRQSRRGAEKFHSAMVPHGGTDTRVWREVVELGASLDSLSTIRGTRTTADVAVLWDWHSWWAQNLQWRPSEAHDPRERADAFYEALYDRHLTVDFAHPEADLSRYPLVVVPALYLMTQAAGRNIEEYVENGGTLVVSYFSGIVDEHDAVHEGAYPGTLRDVLGLTVEEFSPLLQDQSVRLTGPDGSELTGDVWTEFVVPRGAETVWTYADGLTAGHPAVTRHHLGEGTSWYVSTRLDAQGLDALLGWAVEDAGISARADLPRDVEVVRRTGESGTYLFAINHTASEVKVPLEADGTELLTGERAAGRLSLPAGAVRVVRLDG; from the coding sequence ATGCCGGAGACCGCCCCCAGGGGCCTCACCAGGCTCGCCTTCGGCGGGGACTACAACCCGGAGCAGTGGCCCGAGAGCGTCTGGCAGGAGGACGTGCGGCTGATGCGCGAGGCCGGCGTCACCATGGTGAGCGTCGGGATCTTCTCCTGGGCGCTGCTGGAGCCCTCGCCCGGCGCGTACGACTTCGGCTGGCTGGACCGCCTCCTCGACCTGCTCCACGAGAACGGCGTCCGCGTCGACCTCGGCACCCCCACGGTCGTACCCCCAGCCTGGTTCTACCGCGCACACCCCGACGCGCTGCCCATGACGGCCGACGGCGTCCGCCTCGCCTTCGGCTCGCGCGGCGCCATCTGCCACAGCAACGCCGACTACCGCGCCGCCGCGGCGAACATCACCACCCGGCTCGCCGAGCGGTACGCCGGCCACCCGGCCCTGGCGATGTGGCACGTGCACAACGAGTACGGCATCCCCGTCTCCGCCTGCTACTGCGACTCCTGCGCCGCCCACTTCCGCCGCTGGCTGGCCACGACGTACGCAACCGTCGACGCGGTCAACGAGGCCTGGGGCACCGCCTTCTGGGGCCAGCGCTACGCCGGCTTCGAGGAGATCACCCCGCCGCGCACGGCGCCCACCGTCGGCAACCCGGGCCAGGCACTGGACTACAAGCGGTTCGCCGACGCCACCATGCGCGAGAACTTCCGTATGGAGCGGGACATCCTGCACCGCCTCGCACCCGGCATCCCCGTCACGACCAACTTCATGACCGCGCTCAGCCAGTGCGACTCCGTCGACTACTGGGCCTGGGGCCGCGAGGTCGACCTCGTCACCAACGACCACTACCTGATCACCGACGGCCGCCGCACCCACGTCAACCTCGCCATGGCCGCCGACCTCACCCGCTCGGTCGCGGGCGGCGCCCCCTGGCTCCTGCTCGAACACTCCACCTCGGGCATCAACTGGCAGCCCCGCAACCCCGCCAAGGCCCCCGGCCAGATGGCCCGCAACTCCCTCGCGCACGTGGCGCGCGGCTCCGAGGGCGCCATGTTCTTCCAGTGGCGGCAGTCGCGGCGCGGCGCCGAGAAGTTCCACTCCGCGATGGTGCCGCACGGCGGTACGGACACCCGTGTCTGGCGCGAAGTGGTCGAACTGGGCGCCTCGCTCGACTCGCTGAGCACGATCCGCGGCACCCGCACCACCGCCGACGTGGCCGTCCTGTGGGACTGGCACTCCTGGTGGGCGCAGAACCTCCAGTGGCGCCCCAGCGAGGCCCACGACCCGCGCGAGCGCGCCGACGCCTTCTACGAGGCCCTCTACGACCGCCACCTCACCGTCGACTTCGCCCATCCGGAAGCCGACTTGTCGAGGTATCCCCTTGTCGTCGTCCCCGCGCTGTACCTCATGACTCAGGCGGCCGGCCGCAACATCGAGGAGTACGTCGAGAACGGCGGAACCCTCGTCGTCTCGTACTTCTCCGGAATCGTCGACGAGCACGACGCCGTGCACGAGGGCGCCTACCCGGGGACACTGCGGGACGTGCTGGGCCTGACCGTCGAGGAGTTCTCGCCGCTGCTCCAGGACCAGTCGGTGCGCCTCACCGGCCCCGACGGCTCGGAGCTCACCGGTGACGTGTGGACCGAGTTCGTGGTGCCGCGCGGCGCCGAGACCGTGTGGACGTACGCCGACGGCCTGACCGCCGGCCACCCCGCCGTCACCCGGCACCACCTCGGTGAGGGCACCTCCTGGTACGTCTCCACGCGCCTCGACGCCCAGGGCCTCGATGCGCTGCTGGGCTGGGCGGTCGAGGACGCCGGGATCAGCGCGCGCGCCGACCTGCCCCGGGACGTCGAAGTGGTGCGCCGGACCGGCGAGTCGGGCACGTACCTGTTCGCGATCAACCACACCGCGTCGGAGGTCAAGGTGCCGCTGGAAGCGGACGGCACCGAGCTGCTGACCGGGGAACGCGCCGCCGGCCGCCTGTCCCTCCCGGCGGGTGCCGTCCGCGTCGTACGACTCGACGGCTGA
- a CDS encoding LysR family transcriptional regulator, with the protein MPQPVLDIVALRSLTAIADCGGFHRAARTLSLSQSAVSQHVRKLEKALGRPVVEREGRGTRFTPEGRLLLEQARRILAVHDEAVRTLTDPDGDTVTVGSTEHAADQFLPRLTAAVQEVRPGCRVRFRIDRSARLVEAVERGSVDVAVYVTEAAATEGTPVGGLPLTWHAVPGWEAPPAPAPVPLVAIEDPCAIRRRAIATLAAHGVPATVVGDAGYLAGVLDIARTGQGVALLAAVGPAPDGLTTCEGLPAVTPIPMSALARPGADPATVEAAFTAVRELLR; encoded by the coding sequence ATGCCCCAACCGGTCCTCGACATCGTGGCCCTGCGCAGCCTGACCGCGATCGCCGACTGCGGCGGCTTCCACCGCGCCGCCCGGACACTGTCCCTGAGCCAGTCGGCGGTCAGCCAGCACGTCCGCAAACTGGAGAAAGCGCTGGGGAGGCCGGTCGTCGAACGCGAGGGACGCGGCACCCGGTTCACCCCCGAGGGGCGGCTGCTGCTGGAACAGGCCCGGCGGATCCTCGCCGTGCACGACGAGGCCGTCCGCACCCTGACCGACCCGGACGGCGACACCGTCACCGTCGGCTCCACCGAGCACGCCGCCGACCAGTTCCTGCCCAGGCTGACCGCCGCCGTCCAGGAGGTACGCCCCGGCTGCCGGGTCCGCTTCCGCATCGACCGCTCCGCCCGCCTCGTCGAGGCCGTGGAGCGCGGCAGTGTCGACGTGGCGGTGTACGTCACGGAGGCCGCCGCCACCGAGGGCACACCCGTCGGCGGCCTCCCGCTCACCTGGCACGCCGTCCCCGGCTGGGAGGCACCCCCCGCACCGGCCCCCGTGCCCCTGGTCGCCATCGAGGATCCCTGCGCGATCCGCCGCCGGGCCATCGCGACCCTGGCCGCGCACGGGGTGCCCGCCACGGTCGTCGGAGACGCCGGTTACCTCGCGGGTGTCCTCGACATCGCCCGCACCGGCCAGGGCGTGGCCCTCCTCGCCGCCGTCGGACCGGCCCCCGACGGCCTGACCACCTGCGAGGGGCTGCCCGCGGTCACGCCGATCCCGATGAGCGCGCTGGCCCGTCCCGGCGCGGATCCGGCGACGGTCGAGGCCGCCTTCACCGCCGTGAGGGAACTGCTGCGCTGA
- a CDS encoding LacI family DNA-binding transcriptional regulator has translation MTMNSAGGRRRPPTIHDVAREAGVSRGTVSRVLNGGHYVSPAAQEAVNAAIRKTGYVVNRHARSLITGRSDSIGFLLTEPQERFFEDPNFNVLLRGCTQALAAHDIPLLLMLAGTEDERRRITRYITAGHVDGVLLVSSHFGDPIAEELREAGVPLVACGKPIGLGSRVSYVAADDRDGARDMVRHLLSLGRHRVGVVTGPLDTPGGVERLAGYKEVLTEAGVEIDERLIVSGDYSRASGEAGAERLLARTPDMDAVFVASDLMAQGVLTALERAGRRVPEDVAVGGFDDSPAALAARPELTTIRQPWDRISAEMVRVLLAQIGGEDPAAVILPTELVKRESA, from the coding sequence CTGACCATGAACAGTGCGGGGGGCCGGCGTAGACCGCCGACGATCCACGACGTGGCGCGGGAGGCCGGGGTCTCCCGCGGCACCGTCTCACGCGTGCTCAACGGCGGGCATTACGTCAGCCCCGCCGCCCAGGAGGCGGTCAACGCCGCCATCCGCAAGACGGGGTACGTCGTCAACCGGCACGCCCGTTCCCTGATCACCGGGCGGTCCGACTCGATCGGCTTCCTGCTGACGGAGCCGCAGGAGCGGTTCTTCGAGGACCCGAACTTCAACGTCCTGCTGCGCGGCTGCACCCAGGCACTGGCCGCGCACGACATCCCGCTGCTGCTGATGCTGGCCGGCACCGAGGACGAGCGTCGGCGCATCACGCGGTACATCACCGCAGGTCACGTAGATGGCGTGCTGCTGGTCTCCAGCCACTTCGGGGATCCCATCGCCGAGGAACTGCGCGAGGCGGGCGTGCCGCTGGTCGCGTGCGGCAAGCCGATCGGGCTCGGTTCCCGGGTGAGCTACGTGGCGGCCGACGACCGGGACGGCGCCCGCGACATGGTGCGCCATCTGCTGTCGCTGGGCCGCCACCGCGTCGGCGTGGTCACGGGCCCGCTGGACACCCCGGGCGGTGTCGAGCGCCTCGCCGGCTACAAGGAGGTGCTCACGGAGGCGGGTGTCGAGATCGACGAACGGCTGATCGTCTCCGGCGACTACAGCCGGGCCAGCGGTGAGGCGGGCGCCGAACGGCTGCTCGCCCGGACCCCCGACATGGACGCCGTGTTCGTCGCCTCCGACCTGATGGCGCAGGGCGTGCTGACGGCGCTGGAGCGGGCCGGACGGCGGGTACCCGAGGACGTGGCGGTGGGCGGCTTCGACGACTCGCCGGCCGCACTGGCCGCCCGCCCCGAGCTGACCACCATCCGGCAGCCCTGGGACCGCATCAGCGCGGAGATGGTCCGGGTGCTGCTGGCCCAGATCGGCGGCGAGGATCCGGCGGCGGTGATCCTGCCGACGGAGCTGGTGAAGCGGGAGTCGGCGTAG
- the crcB gene encoding fluoride efflux transporter CrcB has protein sequence MTAPDTESLSAPARPRRRPADWRGQAPVVAVVAFGGALGATARYAAALWWPAQPGGFPWATFWTNVVGCAVIGVFMVVITDVWAAHRLVRPFFGTGVLGGFTTFSTYAVDIQKLLDAGHPRTGLVYLAATLLAALTAVWLAATGTRRVLKWRQS, from the coding sequence ATGACAGCCCCGGACACCGAAAGCCTCAGCGCCCCCGCGCGCCCGCGACGGCGGCCCGCGGACTGGCGGGGCCAGGCACCGGTCGTCGCGGTGGTGGCGTTCGGCGGAGCCCTCGGCGCCACCGCCCGGTACGCGGCCGCCCTGTGGTGGCCCGCCCAGCCGGGCGGATTTCCCTGGGCGACCTTCTGGACCAATGTCGTCGGCTGTGCCGTGATCGGCGTGTTCATGGTGGTCATCACCGACGTGTGGGCCGCCCACCGCCTCGTGCGCCCGTTTTTCGGCACCGGCGTACTCGGCGGCTTCACCACCTTCTCGACCTACGCCGTCGACATCCAGAAGCTGCTCGACGCCGGCCACCCGCGCACGGGGCTGGTCTATCTGGCCGCGACCCTGCTCGCGGCGCTCACCGCGGTGTGGCTCGCGGCCACGGGCACCCGCCGGGTCCTGAAGTGGAGGCAGTCATGA
- a CDS encoding FadR/GntR family transcriptional regulator — protein sequence MEAVLSHLRGAIERGDYAIGDKLPSEAELCRTLEVSRPVLREALRALQAMGLTVSKTGKGTFVVASAVEDPTFGDYAASDLLEVRRHVEIPVAGYAARRRTPENLDHLAHLLDRMERETDTTAWVAMDSLFHLGVAEAAQNPVFRRVIEEIRDALARQSAFLNELGGRREQSNREHRAIVEALIDGSEHDAVEAMTHHLDRVSTTLTDIVRPTRTDTPTEGGPEA from the coding sequence ATGGAAGCGGTGCTCTCCCACCTTCGCGGCGCCATCGAGCGCGGCGACTACGCGATCGGCGACAAGCTCCCCTCCGAGGCGGAGCTGTGCCGGACCCTCGAGGTCTCCCGGCCCGTGCTCCGGGAGGCGCTGCGGGCCCTGCAGGCCATGGGGCTCACCGTCTCCAAGACCGGCAAGGGCACCTTCGTCGTCGCCAGCGCCGTCGAGGACCCCACCTTCGGCGACTACGCGGCCAGCGACCTGCTGGAGGTGCGCCGCCACGTCGAGATCCCGGTCGCCGGATACGCGGCCCGGCGCCGCACCCCGGAGAACCTGGACCATCTGGCCCACCTCCTGGACCGGATGGAGCGGGAGACCGACACCACCGCATGGGTCGCGATGGACTCGCTCTTCCACCTCGGCGTGGCCGAGGCCGCGCAGAACCCGGTCTTCCGCCGGGTCATCGAGGAGATCCGGGACGCCCTGGCCCGTCAGTCGGCGTTCCTCAACGAACTGGGCGGCCGGCGCGAGCAGTCCAACCGCGAACACCGCGCGATCGTCGAAGCGCTGATCGACGGTTCCGAACACGACGCGGTGGAGGCCATGACCCACCACCTCGACCGCGTCTCCACGACCCTCACCGACATCGTGCGCCCCACGCGCACGGACACCCCCACGGAAGGCGGACCCGAGGCGTGA
- a CDS encoding helix-turn-helix domain-containing protein — MLRTPTGARRLDILDWLKDPAAHFPPQRHGDLVEDGVTAAAVAQKLGVRRAVAETHLDLLADLGLLRTRRIRRRTHYRRDEVRIAEVARMFEKGW; from the coding sequence ATGCTGAGGACTCCGACCGGCGCGAGGCGCCTGGACATCCTTGACTGGCTGAAGGACCCGGCCGCGCACTTCCCGCCGCAGCGGCACGGCGACCTGGTGGAGGACGGCGTGACCGCGGCCGCCGTCGCCCAGAAGCTCGGAGTGCGCCGCGCCGTCGCCGAGACCCACCTCGACCTGCTCGCGGACCTCGGCCTGCTGCGCACCAGGAGAATCCGGCGGCGCACGCACTACCGGCGCGACGAGGTACGGATCGCTGAGGTGGCACGCATGTTCGAGAAGGGTTGGTAG
- the crcB gene encoding fluoride efflux transporter CrcB, whose translation MNWLLVIAGAMVGAPLRYLTDRAVQSRHDSVFPWGTFAVNVTGCLILGLLTGAATAGAAGSHLQLLVGTGLCGALTTYSTFSYETLRLTETGAGLYAAVNVVASVVAGLGAAFAGVELAHAVWG comes from the coding sequence GTGAACTGGCTGCTGGTGATCGCGGGCGCCATGGTCGGTGCCCCGCTCCGCTACCTCACGGACCGGGCGGTGCAGTCCCGCCACGACTCGGTCTTCCCCTGGGGCACCTTCGCCGTGAACGTCACGGGCTGTCTGATCCTCGGCCTGCTCACCGGAGCCGCCACCGCGGGAGCCGCCGGTTCCCATCTCCAGCTGCTTGTGGGCACCGGCCTGTGCGGGGCGCTGACGACGTACTCGACCTTCTCGTACGAGACCCTGCGGCTGACCGAGACGGGGGCGGGGCTGTATGCCGCGGTCAACGTGGTCGCGAGCGTGGTCGCGGGGCTCGGGGCGGCCTTCGCTGGAGTGGAACTGGCACACGCCGTGTGGGGATGA
- a CDS encoding MarR family transcriptional regulator: MAVNAAATRLEEQWRDILSVHARTMCEIDRVLHPHRLGASDFEVLDILATASPEEGDQCRVQNLAGRVHLSQSALSRLIGRLEKDGLVERSVCVEDRRGVSVALTRKGRDLHAEVLPLQRDVLARMLG; encoded by the coding sequence ATGGCAGTGAACGCGGCCGCTACCCGGCTCGAGGAACAGTGGCGGGACATCCTGTCCGTGCACGCGCGCACGATGTGCGAGATCGACCGCGTGCTGCATCCGCACAGGCTGGGCGCGAGCGACTTCGAAGTGCTCGACATCCTCGCCACCGCCTCGCCCGAGGAGGGCGACCAGTGCCGGGTGCAGAACCTCGCCGGACGGGTGCATCTCAGCCAGAGCGCGCTGTCCCGGTTGATCGGCCGGCTGGAGAAGGACGGCCTGGTGGAGCGCTCCGTCTGCGTGGAGGACCGGCGCGGCGTATCGGTGGCCCTGACCCGCAAGGGCCGCGACCTGCACGCCGAGGTGCTGCCGCTGCAGCGTGACGTTCTGGCCCGGATGCTGGGCTGA
- a CDS encoding DUF190 domain-containing protein: MTGLTGRALRVTVFIGENDTWHHRPLYTEIVHRAHAAGLAGASVFRGIEGFGASSLIHTSRLLSLSEDLPVAVVIVDAEERVRAFLPQLDELVTEGLVILDDCEVIRYVGRGHDRGPNRGHDQGENRGEPDAKGKKSS; encoded by the coding sequence ATGACCGGGCTGACCGGGCGCGCCCTGCGCGTGACCGTCTTCATCGGCGAGAACGACACCTGGCACCACCGGCCGCTCTACACGGAGATCGTGCACCGCGCCCACGCCGCCGGTCTGGCGGGCGCCAGCGTCTTCCGCGGCATCGAGGGCTTCGGCGCCTCCTCCCTGATCCACACCTCGCGCCTGCTGTCCCTGAGCGAGGACCTGCCGGTCGCCGTAGTGATCGTGGACGCCGAGGAGCGCGTACGCGCCTTCCTGCCGCAGCTCGACGAACTCGTCACCGAAGGCCTGGTGATCCTCGACGACTGCGAGGTCATCCGGTATGTCGGCCGGGGTCACGACCGGGGCCCCAACCGGGGCCACGACCAGGGCGAAAACCGGGGCGAACCGGACGCGAAAGGTAAGAAGTCGTCGTGA
- a CDS encoding SMP-30/gluconolactonase/LRE family protein, whose amino-acid sequence MDRPAALVPRHYVAVGGRGPEDVVADSRGRVLTGVADGRILRLHGVTKPATARVEVLAETGGRPLGLALLPDDALLVCDAERGLLGVDLAEGTVRVLADEVAGERLRFCSNVVALSDGSVYFTVSSRRYPLQHWIGDLVEHTGTGRLLRLVPGSDTPEVLLEGLQFANGLAPSGDETFLIVAETGAYRLSRYWLAGPKAGRSEPFAEDLPGMPDNLWRGSPEGPVWVSLAGPRVPPLDLLHRGTPSVRQAAARLAVRAPFRPPGTIGVLAVDDAGRVVHHLVRRRSGFRMVTSVCETEGHLILGSLWEPGVAVCEAPAGK is encoded by the coding sequence ATGGACCGTCCCGCAGCTCTCGTCCCCCGCCACTACGTCGCGGTCGGGGGCCGCGGCCCGGAAGACGTCGTGGCCGACTCCCGCGGGCGTGTGCTCACCGGTGTGGCGGACGGTCGCATCCTGCGCCTGCACGGGGTGACGAAACCCGCCACGGCCCGCGTGGAGGTGCTCGCCGAGACCGGCGGCAGGCCGCTCGGCCTCGCCCTCCTGCCGGACGACGCCCTGCTGGTGTGCGACGCCGAACGCGGACTGCTCGGCGTCGACCTCGCCGAGGGCACCGTGCGCGTCCTCGCCGACGAGGTGGCGGGGGAGAGGCTGCGGTTCTGCAGCAACGTGGTCGCCCTGTCCGACGGAAGCGTGTACTTCACCGTCTCCAGCCGTCGCTACCCGCTTCAGCACTGGATCGGCGACCTGGTCGAACACACGGGCACCGGCCGGCTCCTGCGCCTCGTCCCCGGCAGTGACACGCCCGAGGTCCTGCTGGAGGGGCTGCAGTTCGCCAACGGGCTGGCCCCGAGCGGCGACGAGACCTTCCTGATCGTCGCCGAGACGGGCGCGTACCGGCTGAGCCGCTACTGGCTCGCCGGACCGAAGGCGGGCCGGAGCGAGCCCTTCGCCGAGGACCTTCCGGGAATGCCCGACAACCTCTGGCGCGGTTCACCCGAGGGCCCGGTCTGGGTGTCCCTCGCCGGACCCCGCGTTCCCCCGCTGGACCTGCTGCATCGCGGCACACCGTCCGTACGCCAGGCCGCGGCACGCCTGGCCGTGCGCGCCCCCTTCCGTCCCCCGGGCACCATCGGCGTCCTGGCGGTCGACGACGCCGGCCGCGTGGTCCACCACCTCGTCCGCCGGCGCTCCGGCTTCCGCATGGTCACCAGCGTCTGCGAGACCGAGGGCCACCTGATCCTGGGGAGCCTGTGGGAGCCGGGCGTCGCGGTCTGCGAGGCACCGGCCGGGAAGTGA